The sequence below is a genomic window from Ignavibacteria bacterium.
TTTGATACGATTACAGACTATGTCATTTTTGCATCATGGATGTTTTATGGATTGGGAGCATATGGAGTTTTCGTACTAAGAAAAAAAATGCCCGATACTCCGCGTCCTTACAAAGTGATTGGATATCCTGTTCTTCCAGCAATCTTTGTTATCTTCTCAGTGCTATTTGTTGGGAATACAATCATCTCCGATACAAGCAATGCGATGATGGGTTTAATTTTGGTATCTCTCGGAGTTCCATTTTATATTTATTGGAAGTATATAGGCAAAAAAAGAAACCAATAATTTTATGAAGAAAATATTCTTAATCGATGCGATGGCAATGGCTTACAAGGCTTACTTTGCATTCATTAATAGACCATTACGAAATAGTAAAGGGCAAAACACAAGTGCTGTCTATGGTTTCTTTGCCTCTTTGCTGCGGATCCTCGAGAAAGAAAAACCTGATTATCTGGCTGTGGCTTTTGATCTCAAAGAGAAAACATTCCGTCATAAAAAATTTCCAGAGTACAAGGCAAACCGCCAGGAAATGCCCGAGGAAATGATTTATCAAATTGATTATATCAAGCAAATTCTCGAAGCGATGGATGTCTCAATGCTTTCTATCCCTGGATATGAAGCTGATGATATAATCGGAACGCTGGTTCATTCACTCAAAGAACAAAAACTCAAACTTTATTTAGTAACACCGGATAAAGATTATTTTCAATTAATTAACGATTCAACCATAATCTATAAACCGGCAAAAAGTATAGACGAAGCTGAATTAATTGACGAAGTTAAATTGTTTGAAAAAATGGAACTAAGCCCATCGCAGATAATAGATTTTTTAGCTTTGACAGGTGATAGTTCAGACAATATTCCAGGTGTTAAGGGCATTGGTGAAAAAACGGCGTTAACACTTTTGAAAGAATTCAATTCTCTTGATAACATTTATAAAAACATCTCCTCAATCTCAAAAGCCAGTGTAAAACAAAAACTATCGGAGCAGAAAGATTCGGCGTATCTTTCGAGGGAATTAGTTACAATAAATTTGCATACGCCCATCCAATTTAAGCTTGATGACTTCAGTCTGAAGAAGCCAAACTTGAAAGCTTTGGATCAAATATTAACTGAACTTGAAATACGATCACTTAAAAAACGCATTCACGAGCTTTATGATATTCCGGAGCAAAATTTATTTTTTGATGAAAAGAAATCTCCTTCCGAACAGTTTAGCACATACGCGCAATTTAATCCTGCCGATACACAGTATGAAATCCTTCGAACTGAAGAAGAGGTCAAAAGATTAATAGAAAAAATTATTAATGCGCATGAATTTACGTTTGATACCGAAACTGATAATCTAAACGCGATTGATGCAAGACTTGTTGCTATATCATTTTGTCTTCGAGTGAATGAAGCCTATCTCATTAAATTTGATAAACATAGCACTCTCCCAATAAAGTCCAAGTTACTCGAATTATTGAAACCAATTTTTAAGGACGAAAAAATTCTCAAGATTGGCCAAAACCTTAAATATGATATGACTGTACTTGATAAATATGGAATTGAAATAACGGGACCGCTCTTTGACACGATGGTAGCTTCGTACGCGTTAAATTCGAATGCTCCGAATAATCTCGATGAATTAGCATTGAGATATTTAAATTATTCAACAATCAAACTTTCGGCTTTAATCGGCGAGAAAAAAAATCCTGAATTGATGTGGGATGTTGATCTTGAGCAATTGAAAAATTATTCGTGTGAAGATGCTGACATTACATATCGACTCTATGAGAAGCTAATATCGGAATTGAAAGAAAATGAATTAACTGATCTTTGTGAAACTATAGAATTCCCACTTGTTAAAACACTCACACGTATGGAGTTAAATGGT
It includes:
- the polA gene encoding DNA polymerase I produces the protein MKKIFLIDAMAMAYKAYFAFINRPLRNSKGQNTSAVYGFFASLLRILEKEKPDYLAVAFDLKEKTFRHKKFPEYKANRQEMPEEMIYQIDYIKQILEAMDVSMLSIPGYEADDIIGTLVHSLKEQKLKLYLVTPDKDYFQLINDSTIIYKPAKSIDEAELIDEVKLFEKMELSPSQIIDFLALTGDSSDNIPGVKGIGEKTALTLLKEFNSLDNIYKNISSISKASVKQKLSEQKDSAYLSRELVTINLHTPIQFKLDDFSLKKPNLKALDQILTELEIRSLKKRIHELYDIPEQNLFFDEKKSPSEQFSTYAQFNPADTQYEILRTEEEVKRLIEKIINAHEFTFDTETDNLNAIDARLVAISFCLRVNEAYLIKFDKHSTLPIKSKLLELLKPIFKDEKILKIGQNLKYDMTVLDKYGIEITGPLFDTMVASYALNSNAPNNLDELALRYLNYSTIKLSALIGEKKNPELMWDVDLEQLKNYSCEDADITYRLYEKLISELKENELTDLCETIEFPLVKTLTRMELNGVHVESSELSEQKKQIEHLIEINEAEIFNHAKEKFNINSPKQLQEILFNKLKLEAVKKTKTGFSTDIQALEQIRYSHPIIENLISYRQLSKLKSTYIEALPRMINPTTGRIHTSYNQTVTATGRLSSTDPNLQNIPIRTELGREIRKAFTAPDNNWIIMSADYSQIELRIMAHICEDKNMIAAFENDVDIHSNTASLIYNCKLKDVAHDMRRKAKEVNFGILYGIGAFGLKVRLGISQSEAKEIIDKYFKKYPGVQDYLDSTIEFAKKKGYVETLMKRKRYLPNINSKNFAVRSFEERAAINMPIQGTAADMIKIAMNNLDRMFDKEILKSKMIMQVHDELVFEVSKSELDKVRQLVQTEMVNAISLKVPVKVDIGEGDNWLDAH